The following are from one region of the Pseudodesulfovibrio piezophilus C1TLV30 genome:
- a CDS encoding nucleoside/nucleotide kinase family protein, translating into MTKFLINEQYDVEEPDVSKAFGQGEKRADYADAWKDTGNIVLIGLAGSGKRALSLLLNQEIGLPVVVPENSAEAKRSLDGTRQIVVLDDALVEDLAIQPYIHGAGKVFYLMTDSNTVSERLAIGRSGCDKQELWEKSSARLALMEPVFYSVLHFILPAGNSPEEILGDALEKIAY; encoded by the coding sequence ATGACGAAATTTTTGATAAATGAGCAATACGATGTCGAGGAACCCGATGTCTCCAAGGCCTTTGGTCAAGGGGAAAAGCGGGCAGATTATGCGGACGCCTGGAAAGATACGGGGAATATAGTGCTTATCGGTCTCGCTGGTAGCGGCAAGAGAGCACTCTCTCTTTTGTTGAATCAAGAGATTGGATTGCCTGTTGTAGTTCCAGAAAATTCCGCCGAGGCAAAAAGGAGTCTCGACGGAACTCGACAGATTGTGGTGCTCGACGACGCTCTGGTGGAAGACCTTGCTATACAACCGTATATTCATGGGGCAGGAAAGGTTTTCTATCTCATGACTGATTCAAATACAGTCTCCGAGCGGTTGGCGATTGGCCGGAGCGGATGCGACAAGCAGGAGCTGTGGGAGAAATCTTCTGCCCGCTTGGCGCTTATGGAGCCGGTCTTTTACAGTGTCCTGCATTTTATTCTTCCGGCGGGAAATTCCCCGGAAGAGATCCTCGGTGATGCTTTGGAGAAGATTGCCTATTGA
- a CDS encoding DUF2721 domain-containing protein encodes METTHLVTILQASIAPFVLISGIGLLLLSMTNRIARPTDIIRRLLVELGTAKESDKQSLLTQITLLRKRCALLRTSIALSILAIVCVGGVTLLLYASLLLSIKLHILIQILFGGSLVSLIASLLFLLQDIRITLRSLDLEIDRHKNALKSQ; translated from the coding sequence ATGGAAACAACACACCTCGTCACAATACTTCAAGCGTCTATTGCACCCTTTGTCCTGATTTCGGGCATCGGCCTGTTATTGCTTTCAATGACCAACCGCATTGCCAGACCAACGGACATAATCCGTCGACTGCTGGTCGAACTGGGAACCGCCAAGGAATCAGACAAGCAGTCCCTCCTGACGCAGATAACCTTGCTCAGGAAACGGTGCGCACTGCTTCGCACATCTATCGCCCTGTCAATCCTGGCAATTGTTTGTGTTGGGGGAGTCACCCTGCTCCTGTATGCGAGCCTGCTTTTGAGTATCAAATTACACATACTGATCCAGATACTCTTCGGAGGTTCCTTGGTCAGCCTTATTGCGAGCCTGCTTTTCCTGCTTCAGGACATACGTATAACTCTCAGGTCTCTTGATCTGGAGATAGACCGTCATAAGAATGCCCTGAAATCTCAATAG